The following is a genomic window from Flavobacteriales bacterium.
GCTGGCCGCCGGGGATCATCAGGCGCTGGTGGACTACAGCTCGCTGGGCGCGATGGCCCGGCTCGCCCATCCCACGAACGACCACTCCCTGCCCCTTTTGTACACCTTGGGCACGGCGGGCATCGACGAGCCGCTCACGGAACCGCACAGCGGTCCGAAGATGGGCAGCATCAGCATGCGCAGCTTCATGCAAGGACCGGGCTGACCGCCAGCGGCTACCTTCGCGCGCCTTGTGCCCATGAGACCCGTTGCCTATCGCACCATCACCACGCAGGAGGACCTGGCCCGGATGACCGAGGCCCTCACCGCCTCGTCCGTGATCGCGCTGGACACTGAGGCGAGCAGCTTCCACCGGTATCGGGTCCGTGTGTGCCTTGTCCAGGTGAGCGATCGGGACCGCACCTGGCTGGTGGACCCCTTCACCGCCGGCGATCTGGCCCCCCTGGGCACCCTGCTGGGCCGCCCTGAGATGGAAGTGGTGATCCACGATGCCGATTACGACCTGCGCATGCTCGCCCAGGAGCAGGGCATCCGCGTGGAGAACGTGTTCGACACACTGGTGGCCGCGGAGCTCCTGAACGAGCCCGAGATCGGCCTCGCCTCGCTGCTGCAGAAGTACATGGGGATCCATGTGGACAAGAAGTTCCAGAAGGCGGATTGGAGCAAACGTCCACTGCCCGATGCCATGCTCGACTATGCCGCCGGCGATACGGCCCACCTCATCGCCCTGCGCGACATCCTGGAAGCCCGGCTGAAGGAAAAGGGACGGTGGAGCTGGGCACAGGAGGAGTTCGCGCTCCTCACGGACGCGCCGTTCAACCTGCAGGAGAACCTCGAGCCGGGCTATCTCCGCATGAAGGGCGCCAAGCTGCTGAAACCCCATCAGCTCGCGGTGCTGCGGGAGGTGCACACCTGGCGGGAAGGCGTCGCCGAACGCATGGACCGGGCACCGTTCATGGTCATCGGTAACGAGGTGCTGCTGGACCTGGCCAAAGCACCGCCGACCGATGAGCGCGACCTATCGGCGCGCAAAGGCATCGGCGAGAAGGTGATGGCGCGACATGGTCGGGCGCTCTTGGAGGCTGTCCGCCGGGGGACCCTCCTGCCCAAGGAGCAGTGGCCGCGCCTGGAACGCCCCAAACGCTGGGACCGTGATCCTGACCATGATGAGCGGCTGAAACGGTTGAAGCTCGTGCGCGACCGCCTCACCACGGAGCACGATCTGCGGATGGGCATCGTGGCCAGCAATCAGCTGCTTCAGGAGATCGCGCGCACGCGCCCCGGCGATCTGCAGGCCCTGGCCGCACTTCCGGGCATCCGCCGCTACCAAGCGGAGCTCTTCGGTGCCGAGCTCCTCGGCGCCGTGTGACGATGTGACCCGGGTCACATTGTAACATAGATATCCCACTATACTTTTGTCCCCGGAACCCGAGGACCATGGCGACCCTGACCCTGGAGGAACGTGTGGGCACCGAGAAGCTGATGCGCGCGAGCGAACTGTTGCGCATGGCGGCGCACCCGCAGCGGCTGGCCATCCTGGACCTGCTCGGCAGGGAGAAGCGGTTATGCGTACTGGAGCTCCGCGAGCGGCTGGGCATCGAACAGGCCATCCTGAGCCAGCACCTCACCCTGATGCGCGACAAAGGGTTGGTCGACTTCGAGAAGGAGGGCCGCTACAGCTTCTACTTCCTGGCACGGACGGAGTTCATGAAGATCATCCGCGACATCGAGACCTGCTGCGACAAGCTTTAGGGCATGGAGATCATCGGGTACATCGGCGCTGTGCTCATGGGCCTGTCCCTGGGCCTGATCGGCGGGGGGGGCTCCATCCTCACGGTGCCCATCCTGGTGTACCTCTTCGGGGTGGACGCGGTGCTGGCCACGGCCTACTCGCTCTTCATCGTGGGTCTCACCAGCCTGATCGGCTCCTTCAGCCACATCCGCATCGGCAACATCCATTGGCGCACGGCCGTCGTGTTCGGCATCCCCAGCATCGTAGCCGTGTTCGCCACGCGCGCCTGGCTGGTGCCGGCGCTGCCCGATCCGCTGTTCAGCCTCGGCGGCACGGCGGTGAGCAAGGCGCTGGGCATGCTCATCCTCTTCGCCGTGCTGATGGTGGCCGCCGCCTACAGCATGATCCGCAGGCCGAAAGCCGCGGCGGCCGGCAGCGACGGCGCCGTGGCCTTCAACTACCCGCTGATCCTCGGCGAAGGCTTGGTGGTGGGCACCATCACCGGTCTGGTGGGCGCGGGCGGTGGCTTCCTCATCATCCCCGCGCTGGTGCTGCTGGCACGCCTGCCGATGAAACAGGCCGTGGGCACCTCATTGATCATCATCGCCGCCAAGAGCCTCATCGGTTTCACCGGCGACCTGAAGGGCGACGAGGTGATCGACTGGAGCTTCCTGCTCCTCTTCTCGGCCATCGCCATCGGCGGCATCATCGCCGGAAGTCTCCTGAGCAAGCGCATCCCGAACGAGAAACTCAAACCCGCCTTCGGATGGTTCGTGCTCCTTATGGGTATCTACATCATCGGCCGCGAATTCTCGCACATGGCAGCTTGAGTACATTCACCACAGAGGCACAGAGAAACCCAAGAACGAATTAGCCACAGCACAAAGCACGATGCACTATTCGCATTCCTCCGTGCCCTCTGTGCCTCTGTGGTGATACTCCCCACAACAACATGAAGATCGAACAGATCTATACCGGCTGCCTGGCGCAGGGCGCCTACTACATCGAGAGCGATGGCGAAGCGGCGATCATCGATCCGCTGCGCGAAACGACCCCCTACCTCGAGCGGGCCGTGGCGCGCAACGCCAAGATCAAGTACGTGC
Proteins encoded in this region:
- a CDS encoding winged helix-turn-helix transcriptional regulator translates to MATLTLEERVGTEKLMRASELLRMAAHPQRLAILDLLGREKRLCVLELRERLGIEQAILSQHLTLMRDKGLVDFEKEGRYSFYFLARTEFMKIIRDIETCCDKL
- a CDS encoding sulfite exporter TauE/SafE family protein; this translates as MEIIGYIGAVLMGLSLGLIGGGGSILTVPILVYLFGVDAVLATAYSLFIVGLTSLIGSFSHIRIGNIHWRTAVVFGIPSIVAVFATRAWLVPALPDPLFSLGGTAVSKALGMLILFAVLMVAAAYSMIRRPKAAAAGSDGAVAFNYPLILGEGLVVGTITGLVGAGGGFLIIPALVLLARLPMKQAVGTSLIIIAAKSLIGFTGDLKGDEVIDWSFLLLFSAIAIGGIIAGSLLSKRIPNEKLKPAFGWFVLLMGIYIIGREFSHMAA
- a CDS encoding ribonuclease D, with protein sequence MRPVAYRTITTQEDLARMTEALTASSVIALDTEASSFHRYRVRVCLVQVSDRDRTWLVDPFTAGDLAPLGTLLGRPEMEVVIHDADYDLRMLAQEQGIRVENVFDTLVAAELLNEPEIGLASLLQKYMGIHVDKKFQKADWSKRPLPDAMLDYAAGDTAHLIALRDILEARLKEKGRWSWAQEEFALLTDAPFNLQENLEPGYLRMKGAKLLKPHQLAVLREVHTWREGVAERMDRAPFMVIGNEVLLDLAKAPPTDERDLSARKGIGEKVMARHGRALLEAVRRGTLLPKEQWPRLERPKRWDRDPDHDERLKRLKLVRDRLTTEHDLRMGIVASNQLLQEIARTRPGDLQALAALPGIRRYQAELFGAELLGAV